aagtagagaacacgttggtcttcctaataggtgcctgatgctaaaatgatattctctatctaacaatgctcatgcgttcttatggtgtctcctgagatactaaacctcgattcctcatgatggtttagcctaatcctgatcaagcatcgtccgcagattcctcttgtaagactaaactcaactaagaccacattaagacacacatactcaactaacttatcgcaccccgattccttgtGAAAGCATGACAActcagccctgcactatcaaggactttagagtcagaccagtttccactgttgaatgaccctaacaaagcatgcatctatatgatcaaggtaaagacatactggaatgaaaagtagatagcacagagaacacacaaaacatcattaaatagatagaaatgcatttacatcaggtacctacagggaagatccaacagaggatttagctttccataccaggaagccttcttaacaacaaagagaagaacaagatgaaagattgcaaaaatacaagtggtgaggatgtctccttcacctctaggatctcacaatcactcacaaacccatctcaagctctcaaaccggctcctgcttcaagctttggtctctgcagatcttcacacaacaaaatctctcaaaactctctagaacttggacctttctctctctagaaaccctagacatgcaaagctctgaatcccaatCCAAACTTtcctcacaaaatctgatttcaggcttaaataggtggccttgtttgtgctcgtgcgcttagcgcatgtatggaccgcttagcgcacgttagtgatttttggcttaacgcttctttctcgcttagcggatgaactgaagcggtgcgcttagagagatgaagcggtgcgcttagcgaacctatacaactcatcttcttctggattcttcctcgtgcttagcccaggagtgttgcgcttagcgggtgctcgctaagccaacatattggcttagcgagaaggtgaaaacaaccttttccaaagcttgcctaattaacctgaaattgagagaaaatgattattaaacacacaaaatgaaaatactaagtatttattacctacacttaacagaaaatacttataacattacaaaataaccataaattgggagagtttgatacaatttatacaagttttatacacaaaagttagtcgttttcactGACTAACACATACATgttcatagtccacacatatcttttcatacaagacacctattcactaaatatagctttaccatgtaacacaagttccctgagagttcaatactcggttcttaccgttttatactacttgcacgaTCTGGTGGACTTGCCGGGTTCGaccaagtttttggcgccgttgccagggaacttctttctatttggaaagtttgtTCAAtcctaggtgtctattctttattctttgattaactGTGAATATTTGCTTtcgattcatatttgttttcttcttgaactggataaccgttgtttctgttagtgttttatatgcatagatctcccacaggaCAGTAGCTTCCATTCTAgaggaagaaactcatttttctgattctACATTATCTgactcaccatcatcaagggaatccacGACATATTTACCAAAAGCCGTTATCATGGTTGATGAACACCAGCAAAGGGTTACCCTTGAGGACTACTCAAGCAGTTCAATACCACAATTCTTTACCCGCATCGCACGTCCGGGAGTCCAAGCTCACAACATAAACTACCCTAattctttaattcatttaatacaggggagcttattccaaggattaccAAATGAGGACCCCTATGCAAATTTGGCATTattcattgaaatatgtaacACTGTAAGTATTAAAGGCGTGCCAGATGAAGCCATTAGACTCaacctattttcattttccttggcaggagaagccaaaAGGTGTCTCCATTCATTTAAGGATAACAGTCTGAagacctgggaagaagttgttgagaaatttatgaagaaataCTTCCCCGAGTTAAAGACTGCGGAAGGGAAAGCTACAATTTCatcatttcatcagttccctgatgaatcCCTAAGTGAAGCATTCGAGAGGTTTAGAGGTTTGTTAAGAAAGACCCCCACCCATGGACTCTTTGAGCCAACCCAGCTTAACATATTCATAGATGGGCTGAGGCCGCAATCTAAGCAGCTgttagatgcttctgcaggggggaaaataaaactgaaaacccCTGAATAAGCAACGGAGTTGATTGAAAACATGTCTGCCAGTGATCACGTCATTCTACGTGATAGAGTACATCAACCCACTAAGAAGAGTATACTGGAGTTATCATCACAAGATGTTGtgttggcacaaaataagttgcTCGCTAGGCAACTTGAGATCTTGACAGAAACCctgagtaagttgccaactaactTGTCTAATTGTCAACCTTTACAACCTTCTATTTTGaaggttacaggttgtaccatatGTGGTGGTACTCATGAATTTGGCCTTTGCATTCCTTTTGAAGAGCAAACGCAAGAGGTTAGCTACATGGGGAATCAACAAAGGTAGGGATACAATCAAGGTGGATTCTCAAGTTTCCAGCAGGGTCCTTACAaccaacaaggacagtggagatcacaccctggtaatcaattcaacaaagaccagggtggacctTCCTACAGGCCGCctcaacaagggcctaacattTTTCAGAGGACAACCAAGATGGAGGAGACTCTGACTCAATTCATGCAGGTGACCATGTCAAATCAcaaaagcactgagtcagcatTGAAGAACCTTGAGATCCAGGTGGGCCAACTAGCCAAACAATTAGCTAAAAAGTAATCCAATAGCTTTGGGGCGAACACAAAAAAGAATCCCAAAGAGGAATGTAATGCTGTGATGACAAGAAACAAGAAGCTTTTGGTAGTTGAGGATGAAGATAGGGTGGCTTTGGAGAAACAAATTGTTGTAAAGGATGGCattgaggaaaagaaagaggaggTAACAGATGTGACAAGTCAGGAGAGTGAAAACCAATAATGGTCGAGGAGAAAGAAATAAAcgaccaagaaaaaaaaatagaggtagaaaaagaaaaagaaaatgaagaaaaagaaaaagttgaaaaaaataaagaagggaaagaaaagagtagaagtgagaaagcaagagaaaagaagaaagaaaaagcttCAAATAAGGATAcagaagtaccatatcctgtggtaccttccaagaaagacAAGGACCTCCATCTGGCGAGATTTCTtgatattttcaggaaattgGAAATAACTATGCCTTTTGGGGAAGCTTTGCAAAAAATGCCACTCTACTcgaaatttttgaaagatatgttgacGAGGAAAAATAGATACATCCACCAGGAGAATATTGTTGTGGAAGGAAACTGCAGTGCTGTAATACAGAGAATTCTTCCACCAAAACATAAGGACCCTGGAAGTGttactattccttgttcaatcggtgaagtcaatgtgggaaagGCTCTCATTGATTTGGGAGCCAGTATCAACCTAATACCGCTCTCCATGTGTAGaaggttgggagagttggaaatcatGCCCACGAGAATGACTTTACAACTTGTTGACCGATCCATCACAAGACCTTACGGAGTAATTGAGGATGTTTTGATAAGAGTGAAACATATGGTCTTTCCAGCTGATTTTATGGTCATGGATGTGGAGGAAGACCATGAGGTTCCAGTCATTTTGGGACGTCCCATTATGTCAACTGCAAGTTGCATAATTGATATGGGAAGAAAGACACTGGAGACgggttttgaagatcagaagatcaattttgatctttttgaaGAAAACAAGTCGGTGCCAGAGCATAATGTTTGCTTGCTGGTGATGGAGGTTGAAGAAGAAGTCTTGAAGGTGAGGACCAATATTTGATCGCCCATTGAGGTAAAAGCCTCAAGCtaatgatgttaaagaagcgcttcctgggaggcaacccaattcTAATTTctactattttgttttttttaagcattgtataatgtggaacttgcttcataatcattacattggggtatatcagcttgtttttgaatgatagatataagggtttcaaatTCTTGAGAAAAGGACTGAAAtagaacttagaaaatttttttcttctgaaaatcagtcctttcgctaagcgcaagcctcgcgctaagcgcatcttttGTCATGCGCTAAGCGGAGAGTCTCTAGCGCTTAGcgctcaacccttgcatctcaGGCTGATTTGGTttgctaagctggccaaggctgagctaagcccatttcaattcaatctaaattgggcttagcgatggcctgctcgctaagcgcatcgtATTCACTG
The genomic region above belongs to Glycine max cultivar Williams 82 chromosome 14, Glycine_max_v4.0, whole genome shotgun sequence and contains:
- the LOC102663894 gene encoding uncharacterized protein — its product is MPFGEALQKMPLYSKFLKDMLTRKNRYIHQENIVVEGNCSAVIQRILPPKHKDPGSVTIPCSIGEVNVGKALIDLGASINLIPLSMCRRLGELEIMPTRMTLQLVDRSITRPYGVIEDVLIRVKHMVFPADFMVMDVEEDHEVPVILGRPIMSTASCIIDMGRKTLETGFEDQKINFDLFEENKSVPEHNVCLLVMEVEEEVLKVRTNI